A single window of Archangium gephyra DNA harbors:
- a CDS encoding sensor histidine kinase — protein sequence MSLVLIAEDEEAMLEIFAQVVEELGHRTLRAHNGEEALMLARTERPDLVVSDHMMPRRTGVELLRTLRADPRLDDVPFLLLSAAQPKGLEEADAFLSKPVDLDTFEAAVQQVLRSRPAAPPSREEAMTAGDRAGQSNGAGREEMLNWVAHEIKTPLSSARLNTQMLLRKQGERGDADERKCSEAILRQLDRMNSLVTSILDAARLSEGKVALRRESGELAAFLQEVVQEWRELQPQVDFSLVGASQPVALSFDAERVRYILNNLLSNAVKYGGAQRRVEVSLSLTPGLALVQVRDWGVGIPASELRNIFERFHRADGAGGHGHGLGLYIAAALARLHGGSLTAQSELGIGSTFSLRLPLPT from the coding sequence ATGAGCCTCGTCCTCATCGCGGAGGACGAGGAGGCGATGCTGGAGATCTTCGCCCAGGTGGTGGAGGAGCTGGGGCATCGGACCCTGCGGGCGCACAACGGCGAAGAGGCCTTGATGCTGGCCCGGACCGAGCGGCCGGACCTGGTGGTGAGCGACCACATGATGCCCCGGCGCACCGGCGTGGAGCTGTTGCGGACGCTGCGGGCCGACCCTCGCCTCGATGATGTCCCCTTCCTGCTGCTGAGCGCCGCGCAACCCAAGGGGTTGGAGGAGGCCGATGCCTTCCTCTCCAAGCCGGTGGATCTCGACACCTTCGAGGCCGCGGTGCAGCAGGTGCTGCGCTCGCGCCCCGCTGCGCCCCCGTCACGCGAGGAGGCCATGACCGCGGGGGATCGCGCGGGCCAGTCCAACGGCGCCGGTCGCGAGGAGATGCTCAACTGGGTGGCCCATGAGATCAAGACCCCCCTGAGCTCCGCGCGGCTCAATACCCAGATGCTGCTGCGCAAGCAGGGCGAGCGAGGCGACGCCGACGAGCGCAAGTGCTCCGAGGCCATCCTCCGCCAGCTCGACCGGATGAACTCACTCGTCACCTCCATCCTCGACGCGGCGCGCCTGTCCGAGGGCAAGGTGGCGCTGCGGCGTGAGTCCGGTGAGCTCGCCGCCTTCCTCCAGGAGGTGGTCCAGGAGTGGCGTGAGCTGCAGCCCCAGGTGGACTTCTCCCTGGTGGGGGCGTCGCAGCCGGTGGCGCTGTCCTTCGACGCCGAGCGCGTGCGGTACATCCTCAACAACCTGCTCTCCAACGCGGTGAAGTACGGCGGAGCGCAGCGGCGTGTCGAGGTGTCGCTCTCGCTCACGCCAGGCCTGGCCCTCGTCCAGGTGCGCGACTGGGGCGTGGGCATCCCCGCCTCGGAGCTGCGCAACATCTTCGAGCGCTTCCATCGCGCGGACGGCGCGGGCGGCCACGGGCATGGGCTGGGGCTGTACATCGCCGCGGCGCTCGCGAGGCTCCATGGCGGCTCGCTCACCGCCCAGTCGGAGCTGGGCATCGGCTCCACCTTCAGCCTCCGCCTTCCCCTCCCGACCTAG
- a CDS encoding SDR family NAD(P)-dependent oxidoreductase, with amino-acid sequence MAGRNKKEASRLSLGALTAAGMGAVMGLRAMLREKVSFEGRTVLLTGGSRGLGLVMARQFLAEGARVIICAREEVELSRARDELEGQGGEVLAIPCDVSDRVQVEAMVAQVHERFGAVDVLVNNAGGIQVGPLESMAEEDFVEAMKVHFWAALYTSLAVLPEMKRRGWGRIVNISSIGGRVSIPHLVPYCASKFALVGLSDGMRAELAQDGILVTTVCPTLMRTGSPPNAFFKGDHEAEYAWFVLGDSLPGMSMSAERAARKILEACRRGDAEALVGLTAKVAALARTLAPGLTAAMLAQVNRMMPQDSSTDRYRGRDSETPLTRSWVTRLTRQAAQKNNEDLLH; translated from the coding sequence ATGGCAGGCCGGAACAAGAAGGAGGCCTCCCGTCTGTCGCTGGGGGCCCTGACCGCCGCTGGAATGGGAGCGGTGATGGGGCTGAGGGCGATGCTTCGGGAGAAGGTGAGCTTCGAGGGCCGCACGGTGTTGCTGACGGGCGGCTCGCGGGGACTGGGACTGGTGATGGCCCGTCAGTTCCTGGCCGAGGGAGCGCGCGTCATCATCTGCGCCCGGGAGGAGGTGGAGCTGTCCCGGGCCCGCGACGAGCTGGAGGGCCAGGGCGGCGAGGTGCTGGCCATCCCCTGCGACGTGAGTGACCGGGTGCAGGTGGAGGCGATGGTGGCCCAGGTGCACGAGCGCTTCGGCGCGGTGGACGTGCTGGTGAACAACGCCGGCGGCATCCAGGTGGGACCGCTCGAGTCGATGGCGGAGGAGGACTTCGTCGAGGCGATGAAGGTGCACTTCTGGGCGGCGCTCTACACGTCGCTGGCGGTGCTGCCGGAGATGAAGCGGCGGGGCTGGGGCCGCATCGTGAACATCTCGTCCATTGGCGGGAGGGTGAGCATCCCGCACCTGGTGCCCTACTGCGCGAGCAAGTTCGCGCTGGTGGGCCTGTCGGACGGGATGAGGGCGGAGCTGGCACAGGACGGCATCCTGGTGACGACGGTGTGCCCCACGTTGATGCGCACGGGCAGCCCGCCCAACGCGTTCTTCAAGGGCGACCACGAGGCGGAGTACGCGTGGTTCGTGCTGGGAGACTCGCTGCCGGGGATGTCGATGAGCGCGGAGCGGGCGGCGCGGAAGATCCTCGAGGCCTGCCGCCGGGGCGATGCGGAGGCGCTGGTGGGCCTGACGGCGAAGGTGGCGGCGCTGGCGAGGACGCTGGCGCCGGGCCTGACGGCGGCGATGCTGGCGCAGGTGAACCGGATGATGCCGCAGGACAGCAGCACGGACCGGTACCGCGGCCGGGACAGCGAGACGCCCCTCACCCGCTCCTGGGTGACGCGGCTGACGCGTCAGGCGGCGCAGAAGAACAACGAGGATCTGCTGCACTGA
- a CDS encoding TlpA family protein disulfide reductase: MSSMDVPLTLLDPEGGWINAPVHVHDLRGRPTLLYFWSELSKTNQEQLPLVKTLLDEFIPKGLQVIGVHVPMEGEDLGHALDTNDIEAIVKRMGFRHPVAVDDGSMEQAYGVEDVPTFLVYDAFGILRLRVAGEAAANPELRRLLERLTGPEATSGAFAP, encoded by the coding sequence ATGTCCTCGATGGATGTTCCCCTGACGCTGTTGGATCCCGAAGGCGGTTGGATCAATGCCCCCGTGCACGTGCATGACCTGCGCGGCCGGCCCACGCTGCTCTACTTCTGGTCCGAGCTGAGCAAGACGAACCAGGAGCAGCTGCCGCTGGTGAAGACGCTGCTGGACGAGTTCATCCCCAAGGGGCTCCAGGTGATTGGCGTCCACGTCCCGATGGAGGGCGAGGATCTGGGCCATGCGCTGGACACCAACGACATCGAGGCGATCGTGAAGCGGATGGGCTTCCGGCACCCGGTGGCGGTGGACGACGGCTCGATGGAGCAGGCGTACGGGGTGGAGGATGTCCCGACGTTCCTGGTGTACGACGCCTTCGGCATCCTGCGCCTGCGCGTGGCGGGAGAGGCGGCGGCGAATCCCGAGTTGAGGCGGTTGTTGGAGCGGCTCACCGGCCCCGAGGCCACCTCGGGCGCATTCGCGCCCTGA